One part of the Suncus etruscus isolate mSunEtr1 chromosome 2, mSunEtr1.pri.cur, whole genome shotgun sequence genome encodes these proteins:
- the LOC126001394 gene encoding olfactory receptor 4F21-like — translation MYGKNYSVVSEFIFLGLTSSWEIQLLIFVFTSIIYMGSMMGNSFIIITVIFDSHLHSPMYFLLANLSFIDMGVSSVSSPKLIYDLFRKRKVISFSGCITQIFFIHVIGGVEMVLLIAMAFDRYVAICKPLHYLTIMNPRMCIFFLVTAWIIGLIHSLVQLAFVINLPFCGPNVMDSFYCDLPRFIKLACTDTSQLEFLVTANSGFISVGSFIILIISYIIIILTVQKHSATGSSKALSTLSAHITVVVLFFGPLIFFYTWPSPSTHLDKFLAIFDAVLTPLLNPIIYTLRNQEMKVAMKRVCRQIINYRKIS, via the coding sequence ATGTATGGAAAAAATTACTCTGTGGTGTCAGAATTTATATTCCTGGGACTCACCAGTTCTTGGGAGATCCAACTTCTTATCTTTGTGTTTACATCTATAATTTATATGGGAAGCATGATGGGAAACTCCTTTATTATAATCACTGTGATTTTTGACTCTCATTTACACTCTCCTATGTACTTCCTGTTGGCTAACCTCTCCTTTATTGACATGGGAGTTTCTTCTGTGTCTTCTCCTAAGTTGATTTATGACCTTTTCAGAAAACGTAAAGTCATCTCTTTTAGTGGCTGTATTACTCAAATATTCTTCATCCATGTCATTGGGGGTGTGGAGATGGTGCTGCTCATAGCCATGGCCTTTGACAGATATGTAGCTATATGTAAACCTCTCCACTATCTGACCATCATGAATCCAAGaatgtgcattttctttttagTGACTGCCTGGATAATAGGCCTTATCCATTCCCTGGTACAACTGGCCTTTGTGATAAACTTGCCCTTCTGTGGTCCTAATGTGATGGACAGCTTTTACTGTGATCTTCCTCGGTTTATCAAGCTTGCCTGTACAGACACATCTCAACTAGAGTTCTTGGTCACAGCCAACAGTGGATTCATCTCTGTGGGCTCCTTCATCATACTAATCATTTCATATATTATCATTATTCTCACTGTTCAAAAGCATTCTGCAACTGGATCATCTAAGGCTTTATCTACGCTATCAGCTCACATCACAGTGGTAGTCTTGTTCTTTGGTCCTCTGATATTTTTCTATACCTGGCCATCTCCTTCCACTCATCTAGATAAGTTTCTGGCCATCTTTGATGCAGTTCTCACTCCTTTACTAAATCCTATCATTTATACACTTAGAAATCAAGAGATGAAGGTGGCAATGAAAAGAGTATGTagacaaataataaattatagaaaGATATCTTAG